In one window of Enoplosus armatus isolate fEnoArm2 chromosome 7, fEnoArm2.hap1, whole genome shotgun sequence DNA:
- the gpx7 gene encoding glutathione peroxidase 7 gives MLPGALTLFLTFFSLTESKQKDFYTFKVVNSRGKLVSLEKYRGSVSLVVNVASECGFTEEHYKDLQQLQRDFGPYHFNVLAFPCNQFGQQEPGSDKEIDSFVRRVYGVSFPLFSKIAVVGVGTNNVYKYLVESSGKEPDWNFWKYLIDVNGKVVDAWGPKVSVKEIRPKIAEMVRQIILKKKEEL, from the exons ATGCTTCCCGGAGCTCTCACCTTGTTTCTGACTTTCTTCAGCCTCACTGAGAGCAAACAGAAAgacttttatacttttaaagTAGTGAACAGCAGGGGGAAGTTAGTGTCCCTGGAAAAATACCGGGGTTCG GTGTCCCTGGTGGTGAATGTAGCCAGTGAATGTGGCTTCACTGAGGAGCACTACAaagacctgcagcagctccagcggGACTTTGGGCCGTATCACTTCAATGTGCTGGCCTTCCCTTGCAACCAGTTTGGGCAGCAGGAGCCCGGCAGCGACAAGGAGATTGACAGCTTTGTGCGCAGAGTCTACGGAgtctccttccctctgttcAGCAAAATCGCTGTTGTCGGAGTTGGAACCAACAATGTTTACAAGTACCTCGTTG AGTCCTCTGGAAAGGAGCCTGACTGGAATTTCTGGAAGTATCTAATTGATGTAAACGGCAAAGTGGTGGATGCATGGGGACCAAAAGTTTCTGTCAAAGAAATCCGTCCCAAAATAGCTGAAATGGTGCGGCAGATAATcctaaagaagaaagaagagctTTAA